A region from the Leishmania panamensis strain MHOM/PA/94/PSC-1 chromosome 20 sequence genome encodes:
- a CDS encoding hypothetical protein (TriTrypDB/GeneDB-style sysID: LpmP.20.4720), translated as MQRWSCRRCDCVTRVGSRTFVPVRRRTPSALISSFSHASSCAAPPSTVAHQRSRIVIPPVERLTTPQSPRLSSCYVNAQTLNDGSALQADAQEPGHFRFAIKNSERGLLDHGVTPDSICFIAEAEEEYRASSAYLHNRPGGAGLPESETHVDKVTGQKVTTTRIAAPFGETYVPSNQERFVEQQRVGELSRQRSLVNKPFMLDEHAQLNLRKERQLCELLASPMPQLAKADEVAHFLLNGVYAQNLALQPRTCESVMLLYSHASFLRRLAGPTKQQPSRTHDIAQLASRSSGADTAAVPLTPQDVPFLDDMRRLYTHQKRCFISPTPLSLEHLMMALSIVTAPSTTAFHFANRLLLDADKFVLLPTRTTYTAYFTVCHVNNAMQFAMARYTDAVQALQLPVDAPMLTALLKGLNESGYVEEAVALLSRVQHVAVSTPLLNASLETLLLSEQPLSCFSLYDAMQGSSVKSSAETYTLLLLACEKSQQWSRVTAILAEMQRRRVRGNEQTLNLLLKGLLQERLHSFAAQLYHTMLTKKVPLWPALESGVRPLLR; from the coding sequence ATGCAGCGATGGTCGTGCAGACGGTGTGACTGCGTGACAAGAGTAGGCTCGCGCACTTTTGTGCCTGTACGCCGTCGTACTCCAAGCGCActcatctcctccttctcccacgCATCCTCctgtgcagcaccaccgtctACAGTGGCGCATCAACGCTCCCGTATTGTCATTCCACCGGTGGAGAGGCTGACGACACCGCAGAGTCCGCGGCTGTCGAGCTGCTACGTCAATGCGCAGACTTTGAATGACGGTagcgcgctgcaggcggaTGCACAGGAACCTGGTCATTTTCGATTTGCCATCAAgaacagcgagagaggactACTCGACCACGGCGTCACCCCCGACTCGATCTGCTTCATTGCCGAGGCTGAAGAAGAGTACCGCGCAAGCTCGGCCTACCTACATAACCGACCCGGTGGTGCCGGCTTGCCTGAGTCAGAAACGCACGTGGATAAAGTGACAGGGCAGAAGGTCACCACGACCCGGATTGCGGCGCCATTCGGGGAGACCTACGTGCCCTCCAACCAAGAGCGGTttgtggagcagcagcgcgtagGCGAGCTGAGCCGGCAGCGTAGCCTCGTCAACAAGCCATTCATGCTCGACGAACACGCACAGCTGAACCTGCGAAAGGAGCGTCAGTTGTGTGAGCTACTAGCCTCGCCTATGCCCCAGTTAGCGAAAGCAGACGAAGTGGCACACTTCCTGCTTAATGGCGTCTATGCGCAGAATCTGGCTCTGCAGCCAAGAACGTGTGAGTCGGTGATGCTGCTCTACTCGCACGCAAGCTTTCTCCGTCGACTGGCTGGGCCAACAAAACAGCAGCCTAGTCGCACACACGACATAGCTCAGCTGGCGTCTCGGTCAAGCGGGGCGGACACCGCCGCGGTGCCACTAACCCCGCAGGATGTCCCATTCTTAGATGACATGCGACGCTTGTACACTCACCAAAAGCGTTGCTTTATCAGCCCAACCCCCCTTTCACTGGAGCATCTCATGATGGCTCTCAGCATCGTTACAGCACCGAGCACAACGGCCTTCCATTTCGCTAACCGACTTCTCCTCGATGCGGACAAGTTCGTTCTGCTGCCGACGCGAACGACGTACACGGCGTACTTCACTGTGTGCCACGTGAACAACGCGATGCAGTTTGCCATGGCGCGTTACACTGACGCCGtgcaagcgctgcagcttcccGTCGACGCGCCAATGCTAACAGCGCTGCTCAAGGGCTTGAACGAGAGCGGctacgtggaggaggcggtggcgcttctGTCGCGAGTTCAGCACGTAGCGGTGTCCACACCACTCCTGAACGCGTCActggagacgctgctgctctcggaACAGCCGCTCTCGTGTTTCTCCCTCTACGACGCCATGCAGGGGTCCTCCGTGAAGTCAAGCGCAGAGACGTATacactgctgcttctcgcGTGTGAGAAGTCGCAGCAGTGGAGCCGCGTGACGGCGATCCTCGCTgagatgcagcgccgccgtgtgCGCGGCAATGAACAGACGCTAAACCTGCTGCTCAAGggcctgctgcaggagcgactGCACAGCTTTGCTGCCCAACTGTACCACACGATGCTGACAAAGAAGGTGCCCTTGTGGCCCGCACTGGAGTCTGGtgtgcggccgctgctgcggtga
- a CDS encoding DNA-directed RNA polymerase 2, RPB12 subunit, putative (TriTrypDB/GeneDB-style sysID: LpmP.20.4730), with the protein MSAPLTKKEVKQEERKYSDTAATQESKHDIFATQDTFGDLAQDEKEGTLYVCGNCTAQLYFKPDSRLLCPICSHITGVSTVFYKIRTEPTMYDTI; encoded by the coding sequence ATGTCTGCGCCGCTAACCAAAAAGGAGGTAAAGCAAGAGGAACGCAAGTACAGCGACACTGCCGCTACGCAGGAGTCGAAGCACGACATCTTCGCCACCCAGGACACTTTCGGCGACCTCGCGCAGGACGAGAAGGAAGGCAccttgtatgtgtgtggtaACTGTACGGCGCAGCTCTACTTCAAGCCAGACTCGCGCCTCCTGTGTCCCATCTGCTCGCACATCACCGGTGTCTCGACTGTCTTCTACAAGATCCGTACCGAGCCTACTATGTACGATACAATCTGA
- a CDS encoding hypothetical protein (TriTrypDB/GeneDB-style sysID: LpmP.20.4740) has protein sequence MSIDLLVEAIHASPIRLSLCICGAGAGVIRRLTRVPECSRTLIEANVLYHRCSTQAALDGLPRHIVSADAARRLAQHAFHKSRDIAFAEAREQLQQLPQLTSTLPRPPQDLLFGVGATSAIKTSRSRHSRDEAHVCIWGGAVNLLEDVSDQSGGSPAMLGEVRHYYMEMPDWLSRAEQDEQVELMVLHAIARIAESCIPADTEVVSKGTHTDGQRSYPRAVFQALLPSAGENTAACGEGVSVSRSSPGLPIVTGSVRLCSMPSESAPESVCLNPSGEVRLALQNVLSAGTSATAPDGSVQDVCALWNIHGELRCSGIPPYPEDARNVAAAVIDHQQESGYDRSAVPAGSRKVIRLLYPGSFNPLHYGHTELVLAATRVLLQQEQQNVEQMALPALIEVTYEIAVKAVDKGVIEVDDLVQRVRQFLHRGERVAVTTATLFVAKARLFPGHGFLIGIDTAVRVLDPKHYSRNEDAAEAEAAMVEALTRDIASRGCYFVVGGRKMSDAMGWQELSLLRIPESVRHLFVGIPATEFRVDVSSTELRAQRNRRGAERRTLGN, from the coding sequence ATGTCGATTGACCTCCTTGTGGAGGCGATCCATGCCTCGCCCATTCGTCTGTCACTGTGCATCTGTGGTGCAGGGGCCGGCGTCATTCGACGCCTCACTCGCGTGCCCGAGTGCAGCCGCACCCTGATCGAAGCTAACGTGCTCTATCATCGCTGCTCTACGCAGGCAGCATTAGATGGCCTGCCACGGCATATCGTCAGTGCTGATGCGGCTCGGCGACTGGCACAGCACGCTTTTCACAAGTCCCGTGATATCGCCTTTGCCGAAGCGCGTGAGCAGCTACAGCAGCTTCCACAGCTCACGTCCACGCTACCTAGGCCCCCGCAGGATCTGCTCTTCGGCGTTGGCGCTACATCTGCGATCAAGACGAGCCGCTCACGGCACAGCAGGGACgaggcgcatgtgtgtattTGGGGCGGCGCGGTCAACCTACTGGAGGACGTTTCCGATCAAAGTGGCGGCAGTCCTGCCATGCTCGGCGAGGTCCGCCACTATTACATGGAGATGCCGGACTGGCTGAGCAGGGCAGAGCAGGATGAGCAAGTGGAGCTGATGGTCCTCCATGCGATTGCGCGCATAGCGGAGTCGTGTATCCCTGCCGACACGGAGGTGGTGAGCAAGGGCACCCACACAGATGGTCAGCGCAGCTACCCACGCGCCGTGTTTCAAGCCCTGCTGCCCAGCGCTGGAGAAAACACCGCCGCTTGTGGCGAAGGCGTGAGCGTGTCGCGCTCATCACCTGGGCTTCCCATCGTCACGGGCTCTGTGCGGCTGTGCTCGATGCCGTCCGAATCCGCTCCGGAGTCGGTGTGCTTGAATCCATCCGGTGAGGTGCGACTTGCGCTGCAGAACGTCCTAAGCGCTGGCACCTCTGCCACTGCGCCCGACGGCAGTGTGCAAGACGTGTGCGCGTTGTGGAACATACATGGTGaattgcgctgcagcggtatTCCACCGTACCCAGAAGATGCTCGCaacgtcgcggcggcggtgataGACCACCAACAAGAGAGTGGGTACGATCGAAGCGCTGTCCCAGCCGGGTCCCGTAAGGTGATCCGTCTTCTCTACCCTGGATCGTTTAACCCGCTTCACTACGGACACACGGAGCTTGTACTGGCAGCCACGCGTGTACTGCTTcaacaagagcagcagaacgTGGAGCAGATGGCACTGCCGGCGCTGATCGAAGTGACGTATGAGATCGCAGTGAAGGCGGTTGATAAGGGCGTTATCGAGGTGGATGACCtggtgcagcgtgtgcgccagTTTTTGCACCGCGGCGAGCGGGTTGCCGTGACAACCGCGACCCTCTTCGTGGCCAAGGCGAGACTGTTCCCAGGCCACGGATTCCTCATCGGCATCGACACCGCCGTGCGCGTCCTGGATCCAAAGCACTACAGCAGGAACGAGGACGCAGCGGAGGCTGAGGCCGCAatggtggaggcgctgaCCCGCGACATTGCGAGCAGGGGGTGCTACTttgtggtgggtgggcgcaAGATGAGCGATGCTATGGGCTGGCAGGAACTATCGCTGCTAAGAATCCCGGAGAGCGTACGACACTTGTTTGTCGGCATCCCAGCCACGGAGTTTCGCGTCGATGTGAGCTCAACGGAGCTGCGTGCCCAACGCAACAGGCGTGGTGCAGAAAGACGCACACTCGGGAACTAA
- a CDS encoding hypothetical protein (TriTrypDB/GeneDB-style sysID: LpmP.20.4750), protein MLSHTAVWLRVLSRKNKTPQRMSNFTKVTNLNKAEKAKIETIDGDVVKGRGRVHRRSHSGLKDAIEAMEHPAIWLWYPWRKNPEPPTPYMPSQRALKNVHGAIFADLTPIQKKKQEQMLYGVNIPETRVMRFEQQHPLLAMALKQLDGQPKGFPFWYKKYPTRRHAYEQRFSVPPEMLEGYSDSIKKAFGKDMMTIQEKQFSQEAMYMERYAEHDFDTTSPAVLAVKRALKVRVLRNHLLTNPHNNIVKTILANTERKLNHTLRRLRKVDFKRYWEIIRDHDVQDVLQPPNLVTYRQGSYWRYDWNAGLAISTQLADVLDPRGLNGCVETGRSRSEVARDLGLSYTRPLQENEKKQLSEQAVYYERLAKFKMEQPEAARAQERERFVRKFSGMFLKLDIKSGVPDFPSTYRKLLGTQVARWSSKRHGPM, encoded by the coding sequence ATGCTGTCGCACACCGCTGTCTGGCTGCGGGTGCTCAGCCGCAAGAACAAAACCCCCCAACGCATGTCGAACTTCACTAAGGTAACAAACCTAaacaaggcggagaaggcgaagattGAGACGATCGATGGTGACGTCGTCAAGGGTCGTGGCCGTGTGCACCGCCGCTCGCACAGCGGGTTGAAGGATGCCATCGAAGCGATGGAGCACCCAGCCATTTGGCTATGGTACCCGTGGCGCAAGAACCCAGAGCCGCCGACGCCGTACATGCCATCGCAGCGCGCGCTCAAGAACGTCCACGGCGCCATCTTCGCCGATCTTACCCCTATtcagaagaagaagcaggAGCAGATGCTCTACGGAGTGAACATCCCCGAGACGCGGGTCATGAGGttcgagcagcagcacccactcCTTGCAATGGCGCTGAAGCAGTTGGATGGGCAGCCGAAGGGGTTCCCTTTTTGGTACAAGAAGTACCCGACGCGTCGCCACGCCTATGAGCAGCGCTTCAGCGTACCGCCAGAGATGCTGGAGGGGTACAGCGACAGTATCAAGAAGGCCTTTGGTAAAGACATGATGACGATTCAGGAGAAGCAGTTCTCGCAGGAGGCAATGTACATGGAGCGGTACGCCGAGCACGACTTCGACACGACCAGCCCGGCCGTGCTGGCGGTGAAGCGGGCGCTGAaagtgcgtgtgctgcggaACCACTTGCTGACGAACCCACACAACAACATTGTCAAGACAATTCTAGCAAACACTGAACGAAAGCTGAACCACACTCTTCGCCGACTGCGCAAAGTTGACTTCAAACGTTATTGGGAGATAATTCGCGACCACGATGTGCAggacgtgctgcagccgccaaaCCTTGTGACGTATAGGCAGGGCTCGTACTGGCGGTACGACTGGAACGCAGGGTTAGCGATAAGCACGCAACTTGCGGACGTGCTGGACCCGCGCGGCCTCAACGGCTGCGTCGAGACGGGCCGCTCCCGTTCCGAGGTGGCTCGAGATCTCGGCCTCTCGTACACACGCCCGTTGCaggaaaacgagaagaagcagCTCTCGGAGCAGGCTGTCTACTACGAGCGGCTGGCTAAGTTTAAGATGGAGCAACCGGAGGCGGCACGCGCGCAGGAGCGGGAGCGCTTTGTCCGCAAGTTCTCCGGCATGTTCCTCAAGCTGGATATCAAGTCCGGTGTCCCTGACTTCCCAAGCACGTACCGCAAGCTTCTCGGAACGCAGGTGGCGCGGTGGTCGTCGAAGCGGCACGGTCCCATGTAG
- a CDS encoding hypothetical protein (TriTrypDB/GeneDB-style sysID: LpmP.20.4760), with protein sequence MPRVPDKILVGPTTYVHFRRKHRDYYAPDFLIGGDDLPSAPSLENSEHVWRYSVSKEYNNTVFFFNTLSRKSVWVLPVVHLDGRTEPLGEGELMRTLYSSVVDGGTGSVQETTSNELSKASVHGEEKYWAARKKLNVDLTDSFRPSPQSASAVVDHSKSTRDNSPRDTLSATATSLAAAPSAGSSSPLKAVTGERTLEAEVGGASVLPSTVAEGEHHRPTLQDRIAAWRTRQRCSASQAEAQEQQISTTESPTVSTAATAKMHPLAIEDPFVYAMSSTVPTDKECGSSSAPGVLHTEKNDVLTGTPGGSYHHLPVYTQSLGAAVASPDPEGALHTPVSKQGQSLKSHTVAPPAKLTSPPIQGWELATATELLRREKIAAMRQEIAALECRRRALAVEQAEAEECARLAQARATAERARLQDAEQAAREQAQRRAAESRVQDVNEYLSKQRQLQEVAQSTVEDSFTYASRIAAQLAAAAPRPENILIPSKGNSSEAGSGASARLTPPHYRVHQVGRVVPAVVAPQAALPMAEEPDRHAAVKKDGESAVVGTLRDTLTGAPTSAGMTTTQRRQQRLAYAMPHLYEGEVITYRPSSNFTRQAALHDGTAAIRNQPPRTLNSSAGPTAPVILASKRDGTGTQYYDAAHQHFFTGTWREDNREGIGVLSLPTTAVQGSWQGDQLVGPAVLQTRHSKGTVTFISGKPAGGSQAPGTSPSRTSSRPNGALPSGASYTSNTTDGTTTLTGNAVVELDNKALFVGALKEGRVRAPYILQLGQGDYIEWIGASACHKGHARVPDGTSGELLKHTPAHLASSSSSVSALKVGTGECRIRFRNGDTYVGHVCNFQLHGFGYYRFAEDGHSYTGHFEGGWPHGKGLLIFANSDVYRGGFAKGLFNGHGTYASHAEQYVYEGDWIAGKMNGEGSLAFANGDVWKGTFKDDNRVAGAYTTLA encoded by the coding sequence ATGCCCAGAGTGCCAGACAAGATATTGGTAGGCCCCACCACGTACGTGCATTTCCGTCGCAAGCACAGGGACTACTACGCGCCGGACTTCTTAATCGGCGGCGATGATCTACcatcggcgccgtcgctggagAATAGCGAGCACGTGTGGCGCTACAGCGTGTCGAAGGAGTACAACAACAccgttttctttttcaaCACATTGTCGCGCAAGTCCGTATGGGTGCTTCCGGTTGTGCACCTCGATGGCCGCACGGAGCCACTGGGTGAAGGTGAGTTGATGCGCACCCTCTACTCCAGTGTCGTCGATGGAGGAACTGGTTCGGTGCAAGAGACGACGAGCAATGAACTCAGCAAAGCCAGTGTGCACGGCGAGGAAAAATATTGGGCCGCTCGCAAGAAGCTCAACGTCGACCTCACTGACTCATTCCGTCCATCACCTCAATCAGCGTCAGCCGTCGTGGATCATTCAAAGTCGACGAGGGATAACTCTCCTCGCGATACCCTCTCGGCAACAGCGACTTcactcgctgcagcgccatccgcCGGGTCTTCCTCACCGCTAAAGGCGGTCACTGGAGAGCGGACACTTGAAGCAGAAGTGGGTGGCGCCTCTGTTTTGCCGAGCACAGTTGCCGAAGGAGAACACCATAGACCAACATTGCAGGACCGAATCGCTGCGTGGCGGAcccgccagcgctgctcagCGTCGCAAGCAGAAGCCCAGGAGCAACAAATCTCTACCACTGAGAGCCCAACAGTGTCCACGGCCGCGACGGCGAAGATGCACCCTCTGGCTATTGAAGATCCCTTTGTTTACGCAATGTCATCTACAGTGCCAACCGACAAGGAGTGCGGTTCCTCGAGCGCACCAGGTGTGCTCCACACGGAGAAGAACGACGTGCTAACGGGCACGCCTGGCGGGTCGTATCACCACTTACCCGTGTATACCCAGTCGCTAGGAGCTGCCGTTGCTTCTCCTGACCCTGAGGGCGCGTTGCACACGCCGGTGTCGAAGCAGGGTCAGTCGCTCAAGAGCCACACCGTTGCGCCTCCAGCCAAACTCACATCACCTCCCATCCAGGGGTGGGAACTCGCGACCGCCACAGAACTTCTCCGTCGAGAAAAAATTGCCGCCATGCGGCAGGAAATAGCGGCACTGGagtgccgtcgccgcgcgTTGGCTGTGGagcaggcagaggcagaggagtGCGCGCGTCTAgcacaggcacgcgccaCCGCTGAGCGTGCACGCTTGCAAGACGCGGAACAGGCTGCACGTGAACAGGCCcagcgacgcgctgctgaaTCGCGTGTACAGGACGTGAACGAGTACTtgtcgaagcagcggcagttgCAGGAAGTAGCGCAGTCGACTGTAGAGGACTCGTTCACGTACGCCTCTCGTAttgctgcgcagctcgcagcagcagcccctcGACCAGAGAACATCCTCATCCCCAGCAAAGGGAATTCGAGTGAAGCGGGTAGTGGCGCGAGTGCGCGGCTTACACCGCCTCATTACCGCGTCCATCAAGTTGGCCGAGTTGTACCGGCTGTAGTAGCGCCTCAAGCTGCATTACCGATGGCAGAGGAGCCGGACCGTCATGCAGCAGTGAAGAAAGACGGAGAAAGTGCTGTGGTAGGAACACTGCGTGACACACTAACCGGCGCGCCTACGTCGGCTGGCATGACGACGactcagcgccgccagcagcgcctcgcttATGCGATGCCACACTTGTACGAGGGAGAGGTCATCACCTACCGCCCTAGCAGCAACTTTACCCGCCAGGCAGCCCTGCACGATGGTACCGCTGCGATCAGGAACCAACCTCCTCGAACGCTCAATTCCTCGGCAGGCCCCACCGCACCGGTTATCTTGGCGTCCAAGCGCGATGGCACAGGCACGCAGTACTACGATGCGGCCCACCAGCACTTCTTCACCGGCACCTGGCGCGAGGACAACCGAGAAGGTATCGGTGTATTATCGCTGCCAACCACTGCGGTGCAGGGCAGCTGGCAAGGCGACCAACTAGTCGGGCCTGCCGTCTTGCAAACACGGCACAGCAAAGGCACAGTCACTTTCATCTCCGGGAAGCCAGCCGGCGGCTCACAGGCACCCGGGACTAGCCCTTCTAGAACCTCTTCGCGTCCCAACGGCGCACTCCCGTCCGGAGCCTCGTACACATCGAACACCACAGATGGCACCACCACGTTGACCGGTAACGCCGTTGTGGAGCTGGACAACAAGGCGCTGTTCGTCGGTGCTCTCAAGGAGGGCCGAGTGCGTGCTCCATATATCCTTCAGCTGGGACAGGGCGACTACATCGAATGGATTGGCGCTTCCGCGTGCCACAAAGGACATGCTCGTGTACCTGATGGCACATCAGGCGAGCTGCTAAAGCACACCCCCGCCCATTtggcctcctcgtcctcctccgtctccgctTTGAAAGTTGGCACTGGTGAGTGCCGCATCCGCTTTCGCAATGGCGACACCTACGTTGGGCATGTCTGCAACTTTCAACTCCACGGCTTCGGCTACTACCGCTTCGCCGAGGACGGGCACTCCTACACAGGTCACTTTGAGGGTGGCTGGCCGCACGGGAAGGGACTGCTAATCTTTGCAAACAGCGACGTCTACCGCGGGGGCTTCGCGAAGGGGCTCTTCAATGGCCACGGCACGTATGCCTCACACGCGGAGCAGTACGTATACGAGGGTGACTGGATAGCTGGAAAGATGAACGGTGAGGGCTCGCTAGCCTTTGCCAACGGCGATGTATGGAAGGGCACCTTCAAGGACGACAATCGTGTAGCCGGTGCGTACACGACGCTCGCGTAA